From a region of the Solanum stenotomum isolate F172 chromosome 2, ASM1918654v1, whole genome shotgun sequence genome:
- the LOC125855467 gene encoding pentatricopeptide repeat-containing protein At1g73400, mitochondrial, which yields MSQLRVVSFISKTLSRKSHSQNCIFHQNIRRNSVASTHIHEHVIKYESKYVFATRVSFILSTSSRFCLPSFLSFQRFYCAENSAFSSLEETTESCSNDPVDNVYKVVVDHANPGHKMERALDKLEIELTTPLVVEVLQKLCYEEKLAFRFFTWAGHRENYSHEPQAYNEMIDILSSTKYKVKQFRVVCDLLDYMKRNDKSLVPLEVLLKILRQYTEKHLTHLHKFAKKKKIRVKTQPEVYAFNLLLDALCKCCLVEEAEALFTRVKSKVKPTADTYNILFFGWCRVRNPDRAMSILDQMINIGHTPDNFTYNTAIETFCTAGMVMQAAELLEFMRTKGSTMSSPTAKTYTIMIVALVQNDMMVECSKVLGDMLNSGCVPDVSTYKELIEGMCLAGKTEAAYKLLEEMGNKGYPADIVTYNCFLKVLCDNKERDEALRLYQKMTEVGCVPSVQTYNMLIVMFFRMGDVDGAFETWHEMSKRGCTRVTETYCVMIEGLFDNNATEEACFLLEEAVNRGMKLPYRKFDSFLMRLSAIGDLRAIHKLSEHMRTFYNSAMARRFAINQKRQSMNLRGK from the coding sequence ATGTCTCAGCTCAGAGTTGTCTCATTTATCAGCAAGACTTTGAGTAGGAAATCACATTCCCAAAATTgcatttttcatcaaaatataaGGCGAAATTCAGTAGCATCAACACATATTCATGAACATGTCATAAAATACGAATCAAAATACGTATTTGCTACAAGGGTATCATTTATCTTGAGCACAAGTTCTAGATTTTGTCTACCATCATTCTTGTCCTTTCAGCGGTTTTATTGTGCCGAAAATTCTGCATTTTCGTCGTTGGAGGAAACAACGGAAAGCTGTAGCAATGATCCTGTTGATAACGTTTACAAGGTTGTGGTGGATCATGCTAATCCAGGGCATAAGATGGAGAGAGCTCTGGATAAGCTTGAAATAGAATTAACAACGCCGTTGGTGGTGGAGGTCTTGCAAAAGCTTTGTTATGAAGAGAAGTTAGCATTTAGGTTCTTTACGTGGGCAGGGCATCGAGAAAATTATAGTCACGAGCCTCAGGCGTATAATGAGATGATTGATATATTGTCTAGTACAAAATATAAGGTGAAGCAGTTTCGTGTTGTTTGTGATCTTCTAGACTACATGAAGAGAAATGATAAGAGTTTGGTTCCTTTAGAAGTCTTGTTGAAAATTCTTAGACAGTATACTGAAAAGCATTTGACACATCTTCATAAATTtgctaagaagaagaagatacgAGTGAAGACACAACCCGAAGTATATGCCTTTAATTTGTTGTTGGATGCTTTGTGCAAGTGTTGTCTTGTTGAGGAAGCTGAGGCTCTGTTTACGCGGGTGAAGAGTAAGGTTAAGCCAACTGCTGATACTTATAACATTCTTTTCTTTGGTTGGTGTCGTGTTAGAAATCCAGATAGAGCTATGAGCATTCTTGATCAGATGATCAACATAGGACATACACCCGATAACTTCACCTATAATACTGCCATTGAGACGTTTTGCACAGCAGGAATGGTGATGCAGGCTGCTGAACTTCTCGAGTTCATGAGAACTAAAGGTTCAACCATGTCTTCTCCTACCGCGAAAACATATACTATTATGATTGTGGCTCTCGTTCAGAATGATATGATGGTAGAATGTTCTAAAGTTCTCGGAGATATGCTAAATAGTGGATGTGTTCCTGATGTTTCGACATACAAGGAATTGATTGAAGGTATGTGTTTGGCTGGAAAGACCGAGGCAGCTTATAAGCTTTTGGAAGAAATGGGAAACAAGGGTTACCCTGCTGATATAGTTACCTACAACTGTTTTCTTAAGGTCCTATGTGACAACAAAGAGAGAGACGAAGCGCTTAGGCTTTATCAGAAAATGACGGAAGTAGGCTGCGTTCCCAGCGTACAGACCTATAATATGCTAATTGTAATGTTCTTTAGAATGGGTGATGTCGATGGAGCCTTTGAGACCTGGCACGAGATGTCTAAGAGGGGTTGTACGCGTGTTACAGAAACATATTGTGTGATGATTGAAGGGCTTTTTGATAACAATGCTACTGAAGAAGCATGTTTCCTTTTGGAAGAAGCTGTGAACAGGGGTATGAAACTGCCATACCGCAAATTTGACTCATTTTTAATGCGACTTTCAGCCATTGGTGATCTACGAGCCATTCATAAACTGTCAGAGCACATGAGAACATTCTACAACTCTGCTATGGCACGACGTTTTGCCATCAATCAGAAGCGGCAGAGCATGAACTTGAGAGGGAAGTGA
- the LOC125855472 gene encoding uncharacterized protein LOC125855472, whose protein sequence is MWGFGGRYYWGRKERGKVEGIVVVFAWMSSQDRYIKNYVDLYSSLGWKSLVCHSQFHYMFFPDKAAAMAAEIVNELVEELKVRPCPVVFASFSGGPKACMYKVLQIIEGKYEEHANLGEFRLVRDCLSGYIFDSSPVDFTSDLGTKFILHPTVLRMSRPPRLASWIVNGIASSMDALFLKRFESHRAEFWQTLYASVSTRAPYLILCSEDDDLAPCQTICNFAQRLKDLGSDVKLLKWSSSPHVGHYRYHQHEYKAAVTELLGKAAMIYSQRIRQLEGEKMVLEGSHDGISEPLGNLRKAAATANQSFQSISLELNDHFLVPNSVEYHEGSNGGSVQHEQKERYIPLSSPPRINAHGVLGQVLFDVCVPKVVEDWDLRSSPTFRKASFPSTRRHSPFNPMKCIRRSRL, encoded by the exons ATGTGGGGTTTTGGGGGAAGGTATTATTggggaagaaaagagagagggAAAGTTGAAGGTATAGTGGTGGTGTTCGCATGGATGTCAAGTCAAGATCGATATATCAAGAACTATGTTGATCTCTACTCATCTCTTGGATGGAAATCCCTTGTTTGTCACTCTCAATTCCATTATAT GTTTTTTCCTGATAAAGCTGCAGCAATGGCAGCAGAGATTGTGAACGAGCTTGTTGAG GAGCTAAAAGTTAGACCATGCCCTGTTGTCTTTGCATCTTTTTCTGGTGGACCGAAAGCATGCATGTATAAGGTTCTCCAG ATAATCGAGGGCAAATATGAAGAACATGCCAATCTG GGTGAGTTCCGACTTGTTAGAGACTGTCTTTCGGGCTACATTTTCGATTCTTCTCCAGTTGACTTTACAAGTGATCTGGGTACTAAATTTATACTACATCCAACCGTTCTTAGAATGTCACGTCCTCCTCGCCTAGCCTCATGGATAGTAAATGGAATTGCTTCCAGTATGGATGCCCTCTTCCTTAAAAGATTTGAATCACACCGTGCCGAGTTTTGGCAGACTCTATATGCTTCTGTT AGCACGAGAGCTCCATATCTCATATTGTGCTCAGAAGATGATGATCTTGCTCCCTGCCAAACTATTTGCAATTTTGCTCAGCGACTTAAAGATCTTGGCTCTGATGTCAAACTGCTAAAATGGAGTAGCTCCCCTCACGTAG GTCACTATCGGTACCACCAACATGAATACAAGGCTGCAGTGACTGAGCTTCTTGGAAAAGCTGCTATGATCTATTCTCAAAGAATTCGTCAGCTTGAAGGGGAGAAGATGGTGTTGGAAGGGTCACATGATGGAATCTCTGAGCCTCTAGGCAATCTTAGAAAAGCTGCTGCTACTGCAAATCAAAGCTTCCAGAGCATTTCCCTTGAGTTAAATGACCACTTCTTAGTACCCAACTCTGTGGAGTATCACGAGGGCAGTAATGGCGGGTCAGTTCAGCACGAACAGAAAGAACGATACATTCCCCTATCAAGCCCACCAAGAATCAATGCTCATGGTGTTCTTGGTCAAGTTCTATTTGATGTGTGTGTTCCTAAGGTTGTTGAAGACTGGGACTTAAGGTCATCGCCAACTTTCAGGAAGGCATCATTTCCATCAACTCGAAGGCATTCACCTTTCAATCCTATGAAATGCATTCGCCGTTCAAGATTGTAG
- the LOC125855476 gene encoding B3 domain-containing protein At5g42700-like — translation MVKYEDLRKQRLEENKKRMEELNLPLLTQALKNSTSPKTTPMKKTKPRIVGTELVVVRRSPRVAKSPAPEYKEVIHYERVMIPRRLATPTKRDRLFFAYASDEERAASIEKAEKLEASLGSDYPILVRPMLPSHVSGGFWLGLPSNFCRKNLPRRDDTITLIDETGEEWPTVYLAQKCGLSGGWKRFAVDHDLADGDTIVFHLIRPTKFKAYIIRVNNANETVSTEISTSTSSSEAF, via the exons ATGGTGAAATATGAGGATTTGCGGAAGCAGAGAttggaagaaaacaagaaaagaatggAAGAACTTAATCTTCCTCTGCTTACTCAAGCTCTCAAAAATTCAACTTCCCCCAAAACTACTCCT ATGAAGAAAACAAAACCTCGGATTGTCGGAACAGAGCTAGTTGTTGTGCGAAGATCACCTCGTGTAGCTAAAAGCCCTGCTCCTGAATACAAAGAA GTGATTCATTATGAAAGAGTGATGATACCAAGAAg GTTGGCTACACCAACGAAGAGAGATAGGTTGTTTTTTGCGTATGCTTCGGATGAAGAAAGGGCTGCTTCAATAGAGAAAGCTGAGAAACTTGAAGCAAGTCTTGGATCAGACTATCCAATATTAGTTAGACCAATGCTTCCCTCTCATGTTTCTGGAGGTTTTTGGCTG GGACTCCCATCTAATTTCTGCAGGAAGAACCTTCCAAGAAGAGATGACACTATCACCTTAATAGATGAAACGGGAGAAGAATGGCCAACTGTATACTTGGCTCAAAAATGTGGACTTAGTGGTGGATGGAAGAGGTTTGCTGTGGATCATGACTTGGCCGATGGGGATACAATCGTGTTCCATTTGATTCGTCCAACAAAATTTAAG GCATATATCATAAGAGTAAACAATGCCAACGAGACTGTAAGTACTGAAATCTCAACCTCAACCTCAAGCAGTGAAGCCTTTTGA
- the LOC125855471 gene encoding probable protein phosphatase 2C 12 — MLSKGEHQTVPLSVLLKRELANEKIESPELSHGQASQSKKGEDFTFVKTECQRVLGDGVATYSVFGLFDGHNGSAAAIYSKENLLQNVLSAIPPDLSRDEWVAALPRALVAGFVKTDKDFQEKAKTSGTTVTFVIIEGWVVTVASVGDSRCILESAEGGIYYLSADHRLDCNEEERERITACGGEVGRLNAGGGTEIGPLRCWPGGLCLSRSIGDMDVGEYIVPVPYVKQVKLTPAGGRLVIASDGVWDALSAESAIECSRGMPADAAASQIVKDAVQPKGIRDDTTCIVVDIQLPEKSNPPPPPPPKRSGKGVFKSMFRKKTSESSSNIQKDFCEPDVVEELFEEGSASLSDRLDAKYPVCNMFKLFICAVCQVEIKPGQGVSIHAGSSNTRSSRPWDGPFLCSSCQEKKEAMEGRRPFGDGRYSSE; from the exons ATGTTGTCTAAGGGTGAACATCAGACAGTCCCATTATCTGTGTTGTTGAAGCGTGAATTGGCCAATGAGAAGATTGAAAGTCCGGAGCTTTCTCATGGTCAAGCTAGTCAGAGCAAAAAAGGCGAAGATTTTACGTTTGTCAAGACAGAATGCCAAAGAGTTTTGGGTGATGGAGTAGCTACATATTCTGTTTTTGGA TTATTTGATGGGCACAATGGGTCAGCGGCCGCTATATATTCTAAAGAAAATCTCTTGCAGAATGTCTTGAGTGCTATTCCTCCTGATCTTAGTAGAGATGAATGGGTTGCAGCACTGCCTAGAGCTTTGGTTGCAGGATTTGTCAAAACGGATAAAGATTTCCAAGAAAAAG CAAAAACCTCAGGGACAACAGTCACGTTTGTCATAATTGAAGGATGGGTTGTAACAGTTGCATCAGTTGGCGATTCTCGATGCATACTTGAATCTGCTGAAGGCGGAATTTATTATCTATCAGCCGATCATAGGCTTGATTGCAATGAAGAGGA GAGGGAACGTATAACAGCCTGTGGTGGAGAAGTTGGTCGGCTTAATGCTGGTGGCGGTACAGAG aTTGGTCCTTTGAGATGTTGGCCTGGTGGACTCTGCCTCTCGAGAtccattggagatatggatgtTGGCGAATATATAGTTCCTGTACCCTATGTGAAGCAAGTAAAG CTAACACCAGCTGGTGGAAGGCTAGTAATAGCAAGTGATGGCGTCTGGGATGCTTTGTCTGCTGAATCGGCTATTGAATGTAGTCGTGGAATGCCTGCAGATGCTGCAGCTTCTCAAATTGTTAAA GACGCCGTACAGCCAAAAGGGATTCGAGATGATACAACCTGTATTGTGGTCGATATACAGCTCCCAGAAAAATCAAATCCTCCTCCGCCACCACCACCCAAAAGGTCAGGAAAAGGAGTATTCAAGTCTATGTTTCGCAAGAAGACTTCCGAGTCATCTTCTAATATTCAGAAAGATTTTTGTGAACCGGATGTTGTGGAAGAACTATTTGAGGAAGGATCCGCATCACTTTCAGACAG GTTAGACGCAAAATATCCAGTCTGCAACATGTTTAAGTTATTCATATGTGCCGTCTGTCAAGTAGAGATAAAGCCCGGACAAGGTGTTTCAATACATGCTGGCTCCTCGAATACAAGAAGTTCACGTCCATGGGACGGCCCTTTCCTTTGCTCAAGCTGCCAAGAGAAGAAAGAAGCTATGGAAGGACGGAGACCTTTTGGAG ATGGAAGATACAGTAGTGAGTGA